In Meleagris gallopavo isolate NT-WF06-2002-E0010 breed Aviagen turkey brand Nicholas breeding stock chromosome 2, Turkey_5.1, whole genome shotgun sequence, the following are encoded in one genomic region:
- the LOC104909939 gene encoding M-protein, striated muscle-like: protein MDGKTLNLTCTVFGNPDPEVVWFKNDKTLELNEHYLVSLEQGKYASLTIKGVTSEDSGKYSIYVKNKYGGETVDVTVSVYRHGEKIPEVKQGQLAKPRLIPPSSST, encoded by the exons ATGGATGGGAAG ACTCTGAATCTGACCTGTACTGTGTTTGGAAACCCTGACCCAGAAGTGGTTTGGTTCAAGAATGACAAGACTCTCGAACTTAATGAGCACTATTTGGTTTCACTGGAACAAGGAAAATATGCCAGTTTGACAATCAAGGGAGTGACCTCAGAAGATTCGGGCAAATATAGCATTTATGTCAAGAACAAATATGGTGGGGAAACTGTAGATGTCACTGTAAGTGTATACAGACATGGTGAAAAAATACCTGAAGTTAAACAAGGCCAGCTTGCAAAACCTAGACTAATACCACCATCTAGTTCTACCTAG